In Marinobacter antarcticus, one genomic interval encodes:
- a CDS encoding amino acid ABC transporter ATP-binding protein, translated as MISIQNVHKSFGDLEVLKGVSLDVDNGEVVSIIGGSGSGKSTLLYCINAIESIHKGKIIVDGIDVHNKETNKDKLRQKLGMVFQQWNSFPHMTVLENAALAPRIVKKMSKEEAIEIAKKELEHVGLGDKFDVYPTKMSGGQQQRLAIARALAMKPDYMLFDEVTSALDPELVGEVLDTLRLLAEEGMTMICVTHEMGFARDVSDRVAYFHEGVIAELGEARQVITDPQNPLTQKFLSKVR; from the coding sequence ATGATCAGTATCCAGAATGTCCATAAATCCTTTGGTGATCTTGAAGTTCTGAAAGGCGTCAGTCTGGATGTCGACAACGGCGAAGTCGTGAGCATTATCGGTGGCTCCGGCAGTGGCAAGTCGACCCTGCTGTATTGCATCAATGCCATCGAGAGCATTCACAAAGGCAAAATCATCGTCGATGGTATTGATGTTCATAACAAAGAGACGAATAAGGATAAATTGCGTCAGAAACTGGGCATGGTATTTCAGCAATGGAACTCCTTTCCTCATATGACCGTGCTGGAAAATGCGGCTCTTGCGCCCAGAATCGTCAAAAAAATGAGCAAAGAAGAAGCGATTGAAATCGCCAAAAAGGAACTCGAGCATGTTGGCCTGGGTGATAAGTTTGACGTCTACCCGACTAAAATGTCTGGAGGTCAACAGCAGCGCCTGGCGATTGCCCGCGCCCTCGCCATGAAGCCCGATTACATGCTTTTTGATGAGGTCACATCCGCCCTCGATCCCGAATTAGTGGGCGAGGTTCTGGATACTTTGCGCCTGTTGGCGGAAGAGGGTATGACCATGATCTGCGTGACACATGAAATGGGCTTCGCGCGCGATGTGTCTGATCGTGTCGCTTACTTTCATGAAGGCGTGATTGCCGAGCTTGGCGAGGCTAGACAGGTTATTACCGACCCGCAAAACCCGTTAACCCAGAAATTCCTTTCAAAGGTGCGTTGA
- a CDS encoding cytochrome b translates to MQALDRYTYPHRLLHWLVAGVVLLSLASGLTLGFLGYDGTVDLIGKTLTNVLYGGHKTLGVLMLLLMTLRVITRLAFVVPDHVPPLNTFERVVSTSVHHLLYIALIVMPLIGWAATASGGFPVEFVLWQLPGFIGKDEQLSELLFILHEWLGWIILALVVLHVSGAIFHWKIKRDNVMKRMSLFD, encoded by the coding sequence ATGCAAGCACTGGATCGCTATACCTACCCGCACCGGCTACTCCACTGGCTGGTGGCTGGCGTGGTGCTGCTCTCCTTGGCCAGTGGCTTAACGTTGGGCTTTCTGGGGTATGACGGCACCGTCGATCTGATAGGCAAAACACTAACCAACGTGCTTTACGGCGGCCATAAAACGCTGGGTGTGTTGATGTTGCTGCTGATGACACTGCGCGTTATTACCCGCCTGGCTTTTGTGGTGCCAGACCATGTACCGCCCTTGAATACCTTCGAGAGAGTCGTCAGTACCAGTGTCCATCACTTGCTCTATATAGCGCTGATTGTCATGCCGTTAATAGGCTGGGCAGCAACAGCCAGCGGAGGCTTCCCGGTGGAATTTGTCCTCTGGCAGTTACCAGGGTTCATTGGTAAGGATGAACAACTCTCTGAACTGCTCTTTATACTGCATGAATGGCTGGGCTGGATCATTTTAGCTTTGGTGGTGCTGCATGTGTCTGGTGCGATATTCCATTGGAAAATCAAGCGCGATAACGTTATGAAGCGTATGAGCCTGTTCGATTAA
- a CDS encoding tetratricopeptide repeat protein → MYRLLVIMLSAVLIAGCGNLKTSDFLSRTGDALSKIGQRAPVADLDQEIKPLFDQPYIDPLTEYLQRYGADSARTAQLGQVRAERERRCAAIARRYNTSGITETGLASYRRGYSFSCPQDVAAYEARLEAMQPQPAPKPVLQPVSEPPSDDSEVHDDDTQKVAVSPQLNDCYLLTRIRNFSDALKACRGPAEDGAAGAQASMAQIQSALGNYESAYRWARQAAPESGQGAYLLGEMYAQGRGVAQDKNAAAKWFRTAIGLGYAGAENALDNLASATAGANAN, encoded by the coding sequence ATGTATCGATTGCTTGTCATCATGTTGAGCGCAGTGCTGATCGCAGGCTGCGGCAATTTAAAGACCAGTGACTTCCTCAGTCGCACCGGCGACGCGCTGAGTAAAATCGGGCAAAGGGCTCCTGTTGCTGATCTTGACCAGGAAATTAAACCGCTTTTTGATCAACCATACATTGATCCGCTAACGGAGTATCTGCAACGTTACGGGGCTGATTCGGCCCGCACGGCCCAGCTCGGGCAGGTGAGGGCGGAGCGTGAACGTCGTTGTGCCGCTATAGCCCGGCGTTACAATACGAGTGGGATTACCGAAACTGGTCTGGCATCGTATCGTCGTGGTTATAGCTTTTCCTGTCCGCAGGATGTGGCGGCCTATGAAGCACGGCTCGAAGCTATGCAGCCGCAGCCGGCGCCAAAACCCGTGCTGCAGCCAGTCAGTGAACCCCCGAGCGATGACAGTGAGGTCCACGATGATGACACTCAAAAAGTTGCCGTATCGCCCCAGTTGAACGACTGCTACCTGCTCACTCGGATTCGCAACTTCAGTGACGCCCTGAAAGCCTGTCGCGGCCCTGCTGAAGATGGCGCAGCAGGTGCGCAGGCAAGCATGGCCCAGATCCAGAGCGCTCTGGGTAATTACGAGTCAGCCTATCGTTGGGCCCGGCAGGCCGCGCCAGAATCCGGCCAGGGAGCCTACCTGCTAGGCGAAATGTACGCTCAGGGGCGTGGCGTTGCGCAGGATAAGAATGCGGCCGCGAAGTGGTTCAGAACCGCTATAGGGCTCGGCTATGCCGGGGCTGAAAACGCACTCGACAATCTGGCTTCAGCCACTGCGGGTGCCAATGCCAATTAG
- a CDS encoding CAP domain-containing protein: MPMTQPKRIYLARHKLMDSCAAVTVHLIRIALAGLIGFSGGPAMASGDTADGAPFADTWETLLTEARAEARRCGSDTYAESSPITWNARLRAAAQAHSEDMTHMGRISHEGSEGGVLADRLAAAGYEASAWAENVASGQQNATTVVAAWLGSPGHCANIMSADYTEFGVGIDRDKSGKRYWTLVLAAPRH, translated from the coding sequence ATGCCCATGACACAGCCAAAACGTATCTACCTTGCCCGCCACAAACTAATGGACAGCTGCGCCGCAGTTACGGTCCACCTCATCAGGATCGCCCTTGCAGGACTGATCGGCTTTAGCGGGGGCCCGGCGATGGCTTCAGGTGACACCGCCGATGGGGCCCCATTTGCCGACACTTGGGAAACGCTCCTGACCGAGGCTAGAGCCGAAGCGCGACGGTGCGGCAGCGACACTTACGCCGAGAGCTCACCGATCACCTGGAATGCTCGGCTGCGCGCTGCGGCGCAAGCACACAGCGAGGACATGACGCACATGGGCCGGATAAGCCATGAGGGAAGCGAAGGTGGTGTCCTCGCTGATCGCCTCGCCGCCGCGGGATATGAGGCGTCCGCCTGGGCCGAAAACGTAGCCTCCGGCCAACAGAACGCCACCACCGTGGTCGCCGCCTGGCTCGGCAGTCCGGGCCACTGCGCCAACATCATGTCCGCAGATTACACAGAGTTCGGCGTAGGTATCGATCGGGACAAAAGCGGCAAACGTTACTGGACGCTGGTTTTGGCTGCACCCCGCCACTAG
- a CDS encoding bifunctional diguanylate cyclase/phosphodiesterase, protein MHSIMGLLFLLIALFAIGMFLLSHLNLSYSQQAMYELRRDQIRDVFITGLVRIDAHQIALERQVATLATIGETFYRLSREQPGSPEAQRQLQAQLEKTLRSRLESEAGVSGAGLWYQPGIVAPAGERYAPYLVKAGVGGPRMQSRSTDFRQTRWFDLTLGRDGARDPASGVPVYWSPVYFDMATERAVLTLAQPVVSAEGELIGVATIDWASDQVVDLVSRMEVTQNSFAFLNDRNNRNLSSLSQNEDPVQEQKLIDAILAANLSGNDAGAPSVSGDSQAPEKRLRTRQLDVGGRLYELYYATTPAGMVYGAGVPTDEIDRVLVPMRDTNYRILLITGSVLLVLSLYLLYRIIQLMRELQASYTDALTGLPNRVRLLRDLQDRQDACLILLDLDRFKEINSLFGNECGDVVLLAVRKHVLLFIRTHSHPFGLPPELYRLSSDEFALLGPGVTESRVRTFTSELIEFLCAQRVTWRQQALSLDTSAGIAFLRESNGDAAPDRLLNQATIAVAQARDQMRQYLFYDQSQEVEKGYEKNLYWARRLKKAIETSALRPYFQPIHDNMKGTFTKYECLVRMEDPGHGVIAAGQFIEVANKLRLNRQITRIMVEKAFAAFATQPYEFSINLSYVDIIDPETLALILEHLRGSNVGERVIFEILESDDIGNYGDVLHFIDKVKSFGCRIAIDDFGTGYSNFSHLRKLNVDFIKIDGSLIRYLAQDHTAFLVTKGIVQFARSMGIKTVAEFVHSEAVQERVVELGIDFSQGEYFGMPAAELLSRDGHFGFIS, encoded by the coding sequence ATGCACTCCATCATGGGGCTGCTATTCCTGCTGATCGCGCTTTTCGCTATTGGCATGTTCCTGTTATCTCACCTGAACCTGAGCTATTCCCAACAGGCGATGTACGAGTTGCGCCGGGATCAGATCCGGGATGTGTTCATCACGGGGCTGGTCCGTATTGATGCCCACCAAATTGCCCTGGAGCGCCAGGTGGCGACTCTCGCGACGATCGGCGAAACATTTTACCGGTTATCGCGGGAACAGCCGGGTTCGCCAGAAGCCCAGCGCCAACTGCAGGCCCAGCTTGAAAAAACGCTGCGAAGCCGTCTTGAGAGCGAGGCTGGTGTCTCTGGTGCCGGTCTCTGGTATCAGCCGGGTATTGTAGCGCCAGCCGGTGAACGCTACGCGCCTTATCTGGTCAAGGCCGGAGTTGGCGGCCCCAGAATGCAATCACGATCAACCGACTTCAGGCAGACTCGCTGGTTTGACCTGACTTTGGGGAGGGACGGCGCCCGCGACCCCGCATCGGGCGTGCCTGTCTACTGGTCACCGGTATACTTTGACATGGCAACCGAGCGCGCTGTTCTTACCCTTGCTCAGCCGGTGGTCAGCGCCGAGGGTGAGTTGATTGGCGTAGCGACCATTGATTGGGCTTCGGACCAGGTTGTTGACCTGGTCAGCCGTATGGAGGTCACGCAAAACAGCTTTGCTTTTCTCAATGACCGCAACAACCGAAACCTGTCCAGTCTCAGTCAAAACGAAGATCCGGTTCAGGAGCAGAAGCTTATCGATGCGATCCTGGCAGCGAATCTTTCCGGAAATGATGCGGGCGCGCCATCAGTGTCAGGTGATAGCCAAGCCCCTGAAAAACGCCTGCGCACACGGCAACTTGACGTCGGCGGGCGACTCTATGAGTTGTATTACGCCACGACACCGGCAGGTATGGTCTATGGTGCCGGCGTTCCAACGGATGAGATCGACCGGGTGCTGGTGCCCATGCGCGACACTAATTACCGGATACTGCTGATCACGGGTTCGGTTTTGCTGGTGCTGAGCCTTTACCTGCTTTATCGGATCATACAGCTCATGCGTGAATTACAGGCCTCCTACACGGACGCTCTGACTGGCCTGCCCAATCGTGTGCGCCTTTTGAGAGACCTGCAGGACCGGCAAGACGCCTGCCTCATCCTCCTGGACCTGGACCGCTTCAAGGAAATCAACAGCCTGTTCGGCAATGAATGTGGCGATGTCGTGCTGTTGGCTGTGCGCAAGCATGTGCTCTTGTTTATCCGCACCCATTCTCACCCTTTTGGACTTCCTCCTGAACTTTATCGCCTGTCCAGTGATGAATTCGCACTTCTGGGGCCTGGCGTTACTGAGTCCCGGGTGCGCACTTTCACCAGTGAATTGATCGAATTCCTTTGTGCGCAACGTGTTACCTGGCGGCAGCAAGCGTTAAGCCTGGACACCAGCGCGGGCATTGCCTTCCTGAGAGAGAGTAATGGCGATGCCGCACCGGACCGTCTGCTTAACCAGGCAACCATTGCTGTTGCTCAGGCGCGGGATCAGATGCGTCAGTACCTGTTTTATGACCAAAGCCAGGAAGTTGAAAAAGGCTACGAGAAAAATCTCTATTGGGCGCGGCGCCTGAAGAAGGCGATCGAGACCAGCGCATTGCGTCCGTACTTCCAGCCAATTCACGACAACATGAAAGGCACGTTTACCAAGTATGAGTGCCTGGTGAGGATGGAAGATCCCGGGCATGGCGTGATCGCCGCCGGGCAGTTCATCGAAGTGGCCAATAAGCTCCGGCTTAACCGTCAGATCACCCGGATTATGGTGGAAAAGGCGTTCGCCGCTTTTGCCACGCAGCCCTACGAGTTTTCCATCAACCTGTCCTATGTGGATATCATTGATCCGGAAACCCTTGCTCTGATTCTGGAGCATCTGCGAGGGAGCAATGTTGGCGAGCGGGTGATCTTCGAGATTCTCGAATCCGATGACATCGGGAATTACGGCGACGTATTACACTTTATCGACAAAGTGAAATCCTTTGGCTGCCGGATCGCCATTGATGACTTCGGCACCGGCTATTCCAATTTTTCCCATCTGCGCAAGCTGAACGTGGATTTCATCAAGATAGACGGTAGCCTGATTCGCTATCTGGCGCAGGACCACACGGCGTTTCTTGTGACCAAGGGGATTGTCCAATTTGCCCGGAGCATGGGCATTAAAACGGTGGCAGAATTCGTACACAGTGAAGCGGTGCAGGAACGTGTTGTGGAGCTGGGCATTGATTTCTCGCAGGGAGAGTACTTCGGAATGCCTGCGGCGGAGCTGTTGAGTCGAGACGGGCATTTCGGTTTTATTTCTTAA